The window TTGTGCATTCAAATTGTATGATGCCAAAGAAAGAAGGAGAAGACCTGTTAATTTTTTCACTTTAAATGATGGTACTTTAATAATACGCAAATGTAGATAATAAAAAAATCCCGAGCAAAAAACTCAGGATTTATATTGATAACAAAAAATTTTACATTATTTTACTTGATCTACAACTGCTTTGAAAGCTTCAGGGTGATTCATTGCTAAATCAGCTAAAACTTTTCTGTTAAGCTCAATGTTGTTCTTTTTAAGAGCTCCCATAAACTGAGAGTAAGACATTCCGTGCTCTCTAGCTCCTGCGTTAATACGCATGATCCAAAGTGATCTGAAATTTCTCTTTTTCTCTTTTCTTCCACGGTAAGCATATTGCATTGCTTTTTGTACCGCGTTTTTAGCAACAGTCCAAACGTTCTTTCTTCTACCGAAAAAACCTTTAGCTTGTTTCATTAATTTTTTTCTGCGAGCTCTAGAAGCTACTGCATTTACTGATCTTGGCATAATTTAAATTGTTTTTTTTGAAAAGGGCGGAATTTTAATTAATAATTATTCATTTTTAATTATTCATTCACTTAGCTGCACCGTTTCAGGGTTAAAATGTTGAATTTGTTTGAATTCTTATAAACCGAATAATGATTTATAAAAACTACTTAATTGCTAATTGACGTTGAACGCTTTTAGTATCCACTTTAGCTACATAAGAAGTAGTAGTAAGATTTCTCTTCTGCTTAGTTTCTTTTTTAGTTAAGATGTGGCTTTTGTAAGCGTTTTTTCTTTTGATTTTACCAGTTCC is drawn from Chryseobacterium muglaense and contains these coding sequences:
- the rplT gene encoding 50S ribosomal protein L20, translated to MPRSVNAVASRARRKKLMKQAKGFFGRRKNVWTVAKNAVQKAMQYAYRGRKEKKRNFRSLWIMRINAGAREHGMSYSQFMGALKKNNIELNRKVLADLAMNHPEAFKAVVDQVK
- the rpmI gene encoding 50S ribosomal protein L35 produces the protein MPKLKTKSGAKKRFALTGTGKIKRKNAYKSHILTKKETKQKRNLTTTSYVAKVDTKSVQRQLAIK